From Brachionichthys hirsutus isolate HB-005 chromosome 2, CSIRO-AGI_Bhir_v1, whole genome shotgun sequence, one genomic window encodes:
- the LOC137900871 gene encoding glycerol-3-phosphate dehydrogenase [NAD(+)], cytoplasmic, whose product MAAPKKVCIIGSGNWGSAIAKIVGANAAHNSKFDNAVKMWVFEETVDGRKLTEIINTDHENVKYLPGHKLPANVLAVPDLVEASSDADILVFVIPHQFIGKVCDTMKGKINGDAIGISLIKGVDEGPDGLKLISDVIQEKLNITMSVLMGANIANEVADEKFCETTIGCKNKSHGALLKELMQTNNFRVTVVEEYDVVEICGALKNIVAVGAGFCDGLGFGDNTKAAVIRLGLMEMIAFARIFCTAGPVSSATFLESCGVADLITTCYGGRNRRVAEAFVKTGKSIEDLEKEMLNGQKLQGPATAAEVYLILKHKNLIDKFPLFGAVYQICYQDLPVKEFIRCLQNHPEHM is encoded by the exons ATGGCAGCTCCGAAGAAAGTCTGCATCATCGGCTCCGGAAACTG GGGTTCTGCCATCGCCAAGATAGTGGGCGCCAACGCTGCTCACAATTCAAAATTTGACAACGCCGTGAAGATGTGGGTGTTTGAGGAGACGGTGGACGGGCGTAAACTGACTGAAATAATCAACACCGACCACGAAAACGTGAAGTACCTTCCTGGACACAAGCTGCCAGCGAACGTG CTGGCCGTCCCAGACCTGGTCGAGGCGTCCAGCGACGCTGACATCTTGGTGTTTGTGATCCCGCACCAGTTTATCGGGAAAGTGTGCGACACCATGAAGGGCAAGATAAACGGTGACGCAATAGGAATATCGCTCATCAAG GGTGTAGACGAGGGACCCGATGGACTTAAACTCATCTCTGACGTCATCCAGGAGAAGCTCAATATCACCATGAGTGTGCTGATGGGGGCCAACATCGCCAACGAGGTTGCGGATGAGAAGTTTTGTGAGACCACCATTG ggtgtaaaaataaaagtcacggCGCCCTCCTGAAGGAACTCATGCAGACCAATAACTTCAGGGTAACGGTCGTCGAAGAGTACGACGTGGTCGAAATCTGCGGAGCCTTGAAG AACATCGTTGCTGTCGGCGCCGGTTTCTGTGACGGCCTGGGTTTTGGGGACAACACGAAGGCAGCGGTGATCAGGTTGGGCTTGATGGAGATGATAGCCTTCGCCCGTATTTTCTGCACCGCTGGGCCCGTTTCTTCCGCAACCTTCCTGGAGAGCTGCGGCGTGGCCGACCTCATCACGACTTGCTACGGCGGCCGCAACCGCAGGGTGGCGGAGGCGTTTGTGAAGACGGGGAAG TCCATCGAGGACCTGGAGAAAGAGATGCTGAACGGTCAGAAGCTGCAGGGACCGGCGACGGCTGCGGAGGTCTACCTCATCCTCAAGCACAAAAACCTCATTGACAA gtTCCCGCTGTTCGGCGCCGTTTACCAGATCTGCTACCAGGACCTTCCAGTCAAAGAGTTCATACGGTGTTTGCAGAACCACCCAGAGCACATGTAG